In the genome of Vicia villosa cultivar HV-30 ecotype Madison, WI linkage group LG7, Vvil1.0, whole genome shotgun sequence, one region contains:
- the LOC131619381 gene encoding uncharacterized protein LOC131619381 translates to MARYLPERCMQDFGYVQTISKSPSQVAPDIIVRWDLDDIFEDWEQYIVSQDNRLTQVSNSWHCIEGYVTWFYTLSHPILTPDALGRPYRITYEEILENQQAQDDHATDVLPICQRIQVIGKEALD, encoded by the coding sequence ATGGCCAGGTATCTTCCAGAGCGATGCATGCAGGATTTTGGATATGTTCAGACCATATCCAAATCTCCATCTCAAGTTGCTCCCGACATCATTGTTCGTTGGGATCTCGATGACatctttgaggattgggagcaatATATCGTGTCACAGGACAATCGATTGACGCAGGTCTCCAACAGTTGGCATTGTATAGAGGGATATGTGACATGGTTCTACACATTGTCACACCCTATCCTGACACCAGATGCTCTTGGACGTCCATATAGGATAACTTATGAGGAGATTTTAGAGAACCAGCAGGCCCAAGATGACCATGCTACTGATGTCTTGCCGATCTGTCAGCGGATACAGGTGATTGGGAAGGAGGCTTTGGACTAA